One segment of Comamonas thiooxydans DNA contains the following:
- the rfbD gene encoding dTDP-4-dehydrorhamnose reductase: MKLLLLGRNGQVGWELQRSLAPLGEVIALDRQSVNVDGNGLCGDIGDLQTLAQTIRSVRPDVIVNAAAHTAVDKAESEPDLAWRLNAEAPEVMALEAKSLGALLVHYSTDYVFDGSGSAARKEGDATGPLSVYGRTKLEGEQRMAATHCRHLIFRTSWVYAARGGNFAKTMLRLAQEREALSVINDQWGAPTGADLIADVTAHAVRHMSAHEGDGGLYHLVAAGETNWHAYASHVIEHAQNLRPDLDWKVQSIAAVPTTAFPTAAARPLNSRLDTQKLQATMQLHLPAWQQGVERMLREIL; encoded by the coding sequence ATGAAGCTGCTGCTGCTGGGCAGGAACGGTCAGGTCGGCTGGGAGCTGCAGCGCAGTCTCGCCCCTTTGGGCGAGGTGATTGCGCTGGACCGCCAGAGCGTGAATGTGGATGGAAATGGCCTGTGCGGTGATATCGGCGATCTGCAGACACTGGCGCAGACCATTCGCAGCGTGCGCCCGGATGTGATCGTCAATGCCGCAGCGCATACGGCAGTGGACAAGGCCGAGAGCGAGCCGGATCTGGCTTGGCGCCTGAACGCCGAAGCCCCCGAAGTCATGGCACTGGAGGCCAAAAGCCTGGGCGCCTTGCTGGTGCACTACAGCACTGACTATGTCTTCGACGGCTCCGGCAGTGCGGCGCGCAAGGAGGGTGATGCGACCGGGCCGCTATCGGTCTATGGCCGCACCAAGCTCGAGGGCGAGCAGCGGATGGCGGCCACGCATTGCCGCCATCTGATTTTTCGCACCAGCTGGGTCTATGCAGCGCGTGGCGGCAACTTTGCCAAGACCATGTTGCGTCTGGCGCAGGAGCGTGAGGCGCTCAGCGTGATCAACGATCAATGGGGCGCCCCCACCGGTGCCGATCTGATCGCCGATGTCACGGCCCATGCCGTGCGCCATATGAGCGCTCATGAAGGCGATGGCGGTCTCTACCATCTGGTTGCCGCAGGAGAAACCAACTGGCATGCCTATGCCAGCCATGTGATCGAGCACGCACAGAACCTGCGACCGGATCTGGACTGGAAGGTGCAAAGCATTGCTGCCGTGCCGACCACGGCCTTCCCGACAGCGGCGGCGCGACCCTTGAACTCGCGCCTGGATACGCAAAAGCTGCAAGCGACCATGCAACTGCATCTGCCCGCATGGCAGCAAGGCGTGGAGCGCATGCTGCGCGAGATTCTGTAA
- the rfbB gene encoding dTDP-glucose 4,6-dehydratase, with protein sequence MIFVTGGAGFIGANFVLDWLAHVNEPVVNIDKLTYAGNLENLASLKGDARHVFVQADIGDSAQLAQLLAQYQPRSVVNFAAESHVDRSIHGPEDFIQTNVVGTFRLLEAVRAYWNGLEGEAKSGFRFLHVSTDEVYGTLAPTDPAFTEEHNYEPNSPYSASKAASDHLVRAWHHTYGLPVLTTNCSNNYGPLHFPEKLIPLVIVNALAGKPLPIYGDGMQVRDWLYVRDHCSAIRRVLEAGQLGETYNVGGWSEKANIDIVKTLCSLLDELRPRADGKAYAEQITYVTDRPGHDRRYAIDARKLERELGWKPAETFETGIRKTVQWYLANPEWVAHVQSGAYRDWVQKQYTGEASA encoded by the coding sequence ATGATTTTCGTAACCGGCGGTGCAGGCTTCATCGGCGCCAACTTTGTTCTCGATTGGCTGGCACATGTGAATGAGCCCGTGGTCAATATCGACAAACTGACCTATGCGGGCAATCTGGAGAATCTGGCCAGTTTGAAGGGCGATGCCCGCCATGTGTTTGTGCAGGCCGATATCGGCGACAGTGCACAGCTGGCGCAATTGCTGGCGCAGTACCAGCCTCGCTCTGTGGTGAACTTTGCGGCCGAGTCTCATGTGGACCGCTCCATTCATGGTCCCGAGGATTTCATACAGACCAATGTGGTGGGCACTTTCCGCCTGCTGGAGGCGGTGCGCGCTTATTGGAATGGTCTGGAAGGCGAGGCCAAGTCCGGTTTTCGCTTTTTGCATGTCTCCACCGACGAGGTCTATGGCACGCTGGCGCCGACCGATCCTGCATTTACCGAAGAGCACAATTACGAGCCCAACAGCCCGTACTCGGCCAGCAAGGCGGCTTCTGACCATCTGGTGCGGGCCTGGCATCACACCTACGGTCTGCCGGTGCTGACGACCAACTGCAGCAACAACTACGGCCCTCTGCATTTCCCCGAAAAGCTGATCCCGCTGGTCATTGTCAATGCGCTGGCCGGCAAGCCGCTGCCCATCTACGGTGACGGCATGCAGGTGCGTGACTGGCTGTATGTGCGCGACCATTGCAGCGCCATCCGCCGTGTGCTCGAGGCCGGCCAACTGGGCGAGACCTATAACGTGGGCGGCTGGAGCGAGAAGGCCAATATCGACATCGTCAAGACCCTGTGCAGCTTGCTCGACGAGCTGCGCCCGCGCGCCGATGGCAAGGCCTATGCCGAGCAGATCACCTATGTGACCGATCGTCCCGGCCATGATCGCCGCTATGCGATCGATGCGCGCAAGCTCGAGCGCGAGCTGGGCTGGAAGCCTGCCGAGACCTTCGAGACCGGTATTCGCAAGACCGTGCAGTGGTATCTGGCCAACCCCGAGTGGGTGGCCCATGTGCAGTCGGGTGCCTACCGTGACTGGGTGCAAAAACAGTACACCGGCGAGGCTTCGGCATGA
- a CDS encoding type III pantothenate kinase — protein MTFLAIDIGNTRLKWAMYEDHRPGAALLAHGAEFLEHIERLAEGAWAGLPAPERMLGCVVAGETARRRVHEQIELMLGWNLEPQWVVPSVAEAGVTNGYDHPSRLGADRWVAMIGARHHMLQLGDARPLITVMVGTAVTVDAMDAQGRFLGGLIIPGHGIMLRALEGGTAGLHVPTGEVRCFPKNTSDALTSGGTYAIAGAVERMYQHLAEHCGAEPMCIMAGGAGWKMSPSMTRPFELINNLIFDGLLVMAEKRWG, from the coding sequence ATGACATTTTTGGCCATAGACATTGGCAACACCCGTTTGAAGTGGGCCATGTATGAAGATCATCGCCCTGGTGCTGCCTTGCTGGCCCATGGAGCGGAGTTCCTGGAGCATATAGAGCGCCTGGCAGAAGGTGCCTGGGCCGGGCTGCCAGCTCCCGAGCGCATGCTGGGCTGCGTGGTTGCCGGTGAGACGGCAAGGCGCAGGGTGCACGAGCAGATCGAGCTCATGCTGGGCTGGAATCTCGAGCCTCAGTGGGTCGTTCCTTCCGTTGCAGAAGCTGGCGTGACCAATGGCTATGACCATCCTTCCAGGCTGGGTGCGGACCGATGGGTGGCCATGATTGGTGCGCGTCACCACATGTTGCAATTGGGCGATGCCCGGCCCTTGATCACGGTTATGGTGGGGACTGCAGTGACGGTCGATGCCATGGATGCGCAAGGCCGATTTCTGGGCGGCCTGATCATTCCTGGGCATGGCATCATGCTCAGGGCCCTGGAAGGCGGCACTGCGGGCCTGCATGTGCCGACGGGTGAAGTCAGATGCTTTCCCAAGAACACCAGCGATGCGCTGACCAGCGGCGGCACCTATGCGATCGCTGGTGCGGTGGAGCGCATGTACCAGCATCTGGCAGAACACTGCGGTGCAGAACCGATGTGCATCATGGCGGGCGGCGCCGGCTGGAAGATGTCTCCCAGCATGACCAGGCCTTTTGAGCTGATCAACAACCTGATTTTTGATGGCCTGCTGGTGATGGCTGAAAAGCGCTGGGGTTGA
- the lysM gene encoding peptidoglycan-binding protein LysM: protein MGLFSFIKEAGEKLFGGSDAHAAAPAEDLNVKAAQAIASYINTQNLGVSDLQVQFDASQGKVTVNGTAPTQAIKEKVTLCCGNVANVQSVDNLMTVTNPEPEAQYHDVVRGDTLSAISKKYYGDANKYNVIFEANKPMLSNPDKIYPGQKLRIPAL, encoded by the coding sequence ATGGGTCTGTTCAGTTTCATCAAGGAAGCCGGAGAAAAACTGTTTGGCGGCAGCGACGCACATGCAGCTGCACCGGCCGAAGACTTGAATGTCAAGGCGGCTCAGGCGATCGCCAGCTATATCAACACCCAGAATCTGGGCGTATCCGATCTGCAGGTTCAATTCGATGCTTCTCAAGGCAAGGTAACAGTCAACGGCACCGCCCCCACCCAGGCCATCAAGGAAAAAGTGACGCTGTGCTGCGGCAATGTGGCCAATGTCCAGTCGGTGGACAACCTGATGACGGTCACCAACCCCGAGCCCGAAGCCCAATACCACGATGTGGTACGCGGTGACACTCTGTCGGCCATCTCCAAGAAGTACTATGGTGATGCCAACAAGTACAACGTTATTTTTGAAGCCAACAAACCCATGCTCAGCAACCCGGACAAGATCTATCCTGGCCAGAAGCTGCGCATTCCGGCGCTCTAA
- the galE gene encoding UDP-glucose 4-epimerase GalE — MKTLLTGGAGYIGSHTAIELISNGHEVVIFDNFSNSHPEAIRRVEQITGRTIAVINGDVRDQAALEQALQEHGIDSVVHFAGKKAVGESVAQPVDYYDNNVNGTLVLLRAMKKHDVRNLVFSSSATVYGSPQYLPLNEVHPTSVTNPYGRSKLMVEEILSDLYHSDSQWSLAVLRYFNPIGAHASGLIGEDPSDIPNNLLPFVAQVAVGRREKLQIFGGDYDTVDGTGVRDYIHVVDLARGHVKALEKLAGLAKPELLTINLGTGNGYSVLEVLHAFEKACGKTLPYTITDRRPGDVASCYADPDHALKTLGWQAKHDLDTMCADTWRWQSQNPNGYRSV; from the coding sequence ATGAAAACTCTGCTCACAGGCGGTGCCGGCTATATCGGCAGCCATACAGCCATCGAACTGATCAGCAACGGTCATGAAGTCGTGATTTTTGACAACTTCAGCAACAGCCATCCTGAAGCAATCCGCCGTGTGGAGCAAATCACTGGACGCACCATTGCCGTGATCAATGGCGATGTTCGCGATCAAGCTGCGCTTGAGCAGGCCTTGCAGGAGCATGGCATTGACAGTGTCGTGCACTTTGCCGGCAAAAAAGCAGTGGGCGAGTCCGTTGCCCAACCTGTGGACTACTACGACAACAACGTCAATGGCACCCTGGTGCTGCTGCGCGCCATGAAAAAGCACGATGTGCGCAATCTGGTGTTCAGCTCTTCGGCAACAGTCTATGGCTCGCCACAATATTTGCCTCTCAATGAGGTACATCCTACGTCGGTCACCAATCCCTACGGCCGCAGCAAACTGATGGTGGAAGAGATTCTGTCGGACCTCTACCACTCCGACTCCCAATGGTCGCTGGCCGTGCTGCGCTACTTCAATCCCATTGGTGCCCATGCCAGCGGCCTGATTGGTGAAGATCCTTCGGACATTCCCAACAACCTGCTGCCTTTTGTGGCACAGGTCGCTGTGGGCCGTCGTGAAAAGCTGCAGATCTTTGGCGGCGACTACGACACCGTGGACGGCACCGGTGTACGTGACTACATCCATGTCGTCGACCTGGCCCGGGGTCATGTCAAGGCACTCGAGAAGCTGGCCGGCCTGGCCAAGCCCGAGTTGCTGACCATCAACCTGGGCACAGGCAATGGCTACAGCGTGCTCGAAGTGCTCCATGCCTTCGAAAAAGCCTGCGGCAAGACCCTTCCCTATACGATTACAGACCGCCGCCCAGGGGATGTGGCCAGTTGCTACGCAGACCCCGATCACGCCCTGAAAACCCTGGGCTGGCAAGCCAAGCATGATCTGGACACCATGTGCGCCGACACATGGCGCTGGCAAAGCCAGAACCCCAACGGCTATCGCTCGGTCTAG
- a CDS encoding rhodanese-like domain-containing protein has product MSNTTQIQPAAGYAGDVSAELAWQWLQAGEAVLVDVRTDAEREWVGKVPGAVAVAWKQWPGMAANQNFDAELRAAVPEGKKVVLLCRSGVRSVAAAQRAAGLGIEAYNILEGFEGDVDASGQRGQLGGWRKRGLPWHQ; this is encoded by the coding sequence ATGAGCAATACAACCCAAATCCAACCCGCTGCCGGCTATGCTGGCGATGTGTCGGCGGAGCTGGCCTGGCAATGGCTGCAGGCTGGTGAAGCGGTTCTGGTTGATGTGCGCACCGATGCCGAGCGCGAGTGGGTGGGCAAGGTGCCAGGCGCTGTTGCCGTGGCCTGGAAGCAGTGGCCCGGCATGGCAGCCAACCAGAACTTTGACGCCGAGCTGCGAGCAGCGGTACCCGAGGGCAAGAAAGTGGTGCTGCTATGCCGCAGCGGTGTGCGTTCTGTTGCGGCGGCCCAGCGTGCTGCGGGCCTGGGAATCGAGGCCTACAACATTCTTGAAGGTTTTGAGGGCGACGTTGACGCCAGCGGCCAACGAGGCCAGTTGGGTGGCTGGCGCAAGCGCGGCCTGCCCTGGCATCAGTAA
- a CDS encoding M48 family metallopeptidase: MSTGDSLQQAWQWLVPPVVGDGRGGLVPRRRRRSGPEAIEQRLDQSELEFESNQLVAPVSISVGAIDPEEDELPAEPALLVHPEASHSARLQGREVAYLLRRSARRSIGFSVGQQGLEVTAPQWVAMREIESALQTKAGWIVRKLQEAGQRQQIKLEARILWQDGGVLDYLGQPMSLRLTGDASQLLRTRQTHREQGIDGSQSLHLPLPTGAPPAQVRAAVQVWILREARSYFTARMLHFAALMGVRWNALRLTSASTRWGSANSSGIIRLNWRLMQHSPQIIDYVVVHELAHLHHMDHSPQFWAVVAQVLPDWKHLRRALRDRPLPVWE, from the coding sequence ATGTCCACAGGCGATAGCTTGCAGCAAGCTTGGCAATGGCTGGTTCCGCCTGTGGTGGGGGATGGGCGGGGCGGGTTGGTGCCGCGCAGGCGCCGGCGTAGCGGCCCTGAAGCCATTGAACAGCGTTTGGATCAGTCCGAGCTGGAATTTGAGAGTAATCAGCTTGTAGCGCCCGTCAGTATTTCGGTGGGTGCTATTGATCCTGAAGAGGATGAGCTGCCTGCAGAGCCGGCACTTCTGGTACATCCGGAAGCCAGCCACAGCGCCCGCTTGCAAGGGCGTGAGGTGGCTTATCTGCTGCGCCGTTCGGCGCGCCGCAGCATAGGCTTCAGCGTAGGGCAGCAAGGGCTTGAAGTCACCGCTCCGCAATGGGTGGCCATGCGCGAGATCGAATCAGCGCTGCAGACCAAGGCCGGCTGGATTGTGCGCAAGCTGCAGGAAGCCGGACAGCGACAGCAGATCAAGCTGGAAGCGCGCATTCTCTGGCAGGATGGAGGCGTGCTTGACTATCTGGGCCAGCCCATGAGTTTGCGGCTGACCGGGGATGCGTCACAACTGCTGCGTACCCGCCAGACGCATAGAGAGCAGGGGATCGATGGCTCGCAAAGCCTGCATCTGCCCTTGCCGACAGGGGCACCGCCTGCCCAGGTGCGTGCAGCCGTTCAGGTCTGGATACTGCGGGAGGCGCGCAGCTATTTCACGGCCCGCATGCTGCACTTTGCCGCACTCATGGGCGTGCGCTGGAATGCGCTGCGCCTGACAAGTGCCAGCACGCGCTGGGGCAGTGCCAACAGCAGCGGGATCATTCGTCTGAACTGGCGGTTGATGCAGCACAGCCCGCAAATCATCGACTATGTGGTGGTGCATGAGCTCGCCCATCTGCATCATATGGATCACAGCCCGCAGTTCTGGGCTGTGGTGGCTCAGGTGCTGCCCGACTGGAAGCACTTGCGCAGAGCATTGAGAGACAGGCCTCTGCCCGTTTGGGAATAG
- a CDS encoding lysophospholipid acyltransferase family protein, whose amino-acid sequence MSLIRSVLHMLWMAITVIPYTFAVLLAKWTSGSSTKAYSAARAWLKLSVDSARVIMGVRYQVQGMENLPADPKQGVVLLVKHQSTYETFLMPAIMPRPLAYVFKKELLKVPFFGWSIGALDMIHIDRAQRSRAFHKVVEQGKRLLDQGIWVIMFPEGTRVNRGEVGEYKTGATRLAIMTGVPVVPIAVTSAKCWPRKAFIKRPGVVDVSIGKPISSVGRKHDELMVEVEAWIESEMQRLDPEAYRR is encoded by the coding sequence ATGTCCCTGATTCGCTCCGTCCTCCACATGTTGTGGATGGCTATTACCGTCATTCCCTACACTTTCGCGGTGCTGTTGGCCAAGTGGACCAGCGGCTCATCGACCAAGGCATACAGCGCTGCCCGCGCCTGGCTCAAACTTTCGGTGGACAGCGCCCGTGTGATCATGGGGGTGCGGTATCAGGTGCAGGGTATGGAAAACCTGCCTGCGGATCCCAAGCAAGGGGTGGTGCTGCTGGTCAAGCACCAGTCCACCTACGAGACTTTTCTCATGCCTGCCATCATGCCGCGCCCGCTGGCCTATGTGTTCAAGAAGGAGTTGCTGAAGGTGCCATTCTTCGGTTGGTCCATCGGTGCACTGGACATGATCCACATCGACCGAGCCCAGCGTTCGCGCGCCTTTCACAAGGTGGTGGAGCAAGGCAAGCGCCTGCTTGATCAAGGCATCTGGGTCATCATGTTTCCCGAAGGTACACGTGTGAATCGCGGAGAGGTGGGCGAGTACAAGACCGGCGCCACCCGTCTGGCCATCATGACGGGGGTGCCCGTGGTGCCCATTGCTGTTACCTCTGCCAAGTGCTGGCCGCGCAAGGCCTTCATCAAAAGGCCCGGCGTGGTGGATGTGTCCATAGGCAAGCCCATTTCTTCGGTGGGCCGCAAGCATGACGAGCTGATGGTCGAGGTCGAGGCATGGATCGAGTCCGAAATGCAGCGCCTGGACCCCGAGGCCTACCGCAGATAA
- a CDS encoding HAD-IIIA family hydrolase yields MKIAILDRDGTLNQWGAQGFIGRPDEWVAVPSALEAVSRLNRAGWHVVVATNQPGLGRGLFDVIELNAVHAKMHREMAAVGARVEAVFFCPHAPDEDCQCRKPGAALFEQIADRYGAEGHEIWAIGSGVEHLQAGKALGAHLVFVESTARPECSSDADLPEGSERYPDLEAVVNMLLPLGGDEDAPPLDSAPASH; encoded by the coding sequence ATGAAGATCGCAATTCTTGACCGTGATGGCACCCTGAACCAATGGGGAGCTCAAGGTTTCATTGGTCGGCCCGATGAGTGGGTTGCAGTCCCCAGTGCGCTGGAGGCGGTTTCGCGCCTGAACCGTGCTGGCTGGCATGTGGTGGTCGCCACCAATCAACCGGGGCTGGGTCGCGGGCTGTTCGATGTGATCGAGCTCAACGCCGTGCACGCCAAGATGCACCGGGAGATGGCCGCTGTCGGCGCGCGCGTGGAAGCCGTGTTTTTCTGCCCGCATGCTCCCGATGAAGATTGCCAGTGCCGCAAACCCGGCGCAGCGCTGTTCGAGCAGATTGCCGATCGCTACGGTGCGGAAGGCCATGAAATCTGGGCCATCGGCAGCGGTGTCGAGCATTTGCAGGCGGGAAAGGCTCTGGGCGCCCATCTGGTGTTCGTGGAGTCCACCGCCAGGCCCGAGTGCAGCAGCGATGCCGACCTGCCTGAAGGCAGCGAGCGCTATCCAGATCTGGAGGCCGTGGTGAATATGCTGTTGCCGCTGGGAGGGGATGAGGATGCTCCACCCCTGGATTCGGCGCCTGCCTCGCACTGA
- the fabB gene encoding beta-ketoacyl-ACP synthase I: MSKKRVVITGAGIVSCIGNDLATVEASLREGKSGIKAMPQFTELGMRSQVAGIPEIDIEARIDRKQLRFMGDAAAYSQIALEDAIKQAGLTPEQVSSPRTGLIMGSGGGSPANQIEAADTLREKGIRRVGPYQVTRCMSSTVSACLATNFKVKGINYSITSACSTSAHCIGAAAQQIAWGMQDVMFAGGGEELSWGMSLLFDGMGAMSSKYNETPEKASRAYDANRDGFVIAGGGGAVVLESLDHALARGANILAEVVGFGATSDGEDMVAPSGDGAIACMKQAMETVDAPIDYINTHGTSTPVGDMQEVRAMRELFGDQVPPFSSTKSLTGHSLGATGVQEAIYCLIMLNKGFIAGSVNVETPDPLLGDMPLVTQTRDAELKTVLSNSFGFGGTNASLVLKRWEGQ, translated from the coding sequence ATGAGCAAGAAGCGGGTAGTGATCACCGGCGCGGGCATTGTCTCGTGCATCGGCAATGACCTGGCAACCGTGGAGGCCTCGCTGCGCGAGGGCAAGAGCGGCATCAAGGCCATGCCCCAGTTCACGGAGCTGGGCATGCGCTCGCAGGTGGCAGGCATTCCCGAGATCGATATCGAAGCGCGCATCGACCGCAAGCAGTTGCGCTTCATGGGCGATGCTGCGGCTTATTCGCAGATCGCCCTCGAAGACGCGATCAAGCAAGCGGGCCTCACGCCCGAGCAGGTGAGCAGCCCGCGCACCGGTCTGATCATGGGCTCGGGCGGCGGTTCGCCGGCCAACCAGATCGAGGCAGCCGATACGCTGCGTGAAAAAGGCATCCGCCGCGTCGGCCCTTACCAGGTCACACGCTGCATGAGCTCCACGGTGTCGGCCTGCCTGGCAACCAACTTCAAGGTCAAGGGCATCAACTACTCCATCACCTCGGCCTGCTCCACCTCGGCCCACTGCATCGGTGCTGCGGCCCAGCAGATCGCCTGGGGCATGCAGGATGTGATGTTTGCCGGCGGCGGCGAAGAGCTGTCCTGGGGCATGTCGCTGCTGTTCGACGGCATGGGTGCCATGTCCAGCAAGTACAACGAGACGCCAGAGAAGGCCTCGCGTGCGTACGACGCCAACCGCGACGGCTTTGTGATCGCCGGCGGCGGCGGTGCCGTGGTGCTGGAAAGCCTGGATCATGCGCTGGCACGCGGTGCCAACATCCTGGCCGAAGTGGTGGGCTTTGGCGCCACCAGTGACGGTGAGGACATGGTCGCTCCTTCGGGCGACGGCGCCATCGCCTGCATGAAGCAGGCCATGGAAACCGTGGATGCGCCCATCGACTACATCAACACCCACGGCACATCGACCCCAGTGGGCGATATGCAGGAAGTTCGTGCCATGCGCGAGCTGTTCGGTGACCAGGTGCCTCCGTTCTCGTCCACCAAGTCGCTGACTGGCCACTCGCTGGGCGCGACCGGTGTGCAGGAGGCGATTTACTGCCTGATCATGCTGAACAAGGGCTTTATCGCAGGGTCCGTGAACGTGGAGACGCCCGATCCGCTGCTGGGCGACATGCCTCTGGTCACCCAGACCCGCGATGCCGAACTCAAGACCGTGCTGTCCAACAGCTTTGGCTTTGGCGGCACCAATGCCTCCCTGGTGCTCAAGCGCTGGGAAGGGCAGTAA
- the fabA gene encoding bifunctional 3-hydroxydecanoyl-ACP dehydratase/trans-2-decenoyl-ACP isomerase — protein sequence MAESFSYEQLIASGEGKLFGADSGRLPLPPMLMFDRITHISEDGGAHGLGKIVAELDVKPDLWFFDCHFRGDPVMPGCLGLDAMWQLIGFYLTWLRLPGRGRALGAGEVKFTGEVGPDVKLVTYEIDIKRVIKRKLNMAIGDARLLADGKEIYVANDLRVGLFLREGDAKGTAA from the coding sequence ATGGCTGAATCTTTTTCCTACGAACAACTGATCGCGTCCGGCGAAGGCAAGCTGTTTGGTGCCGATAGCGGACGTCTGCCCCTGCCTCCCATGTTGATGTTCGATCGCATCACACATATCTCCGAGGACGGCGGTGCCCACGGTCTGGGCAAGATTGTTGCGGAACTGGACGTCAAGCCCGACCTGTGGTTCTTTGATTGCCACTTCCGTGGCGACCCCGTCATGCCCGGTTGCCTGGGCTTGGACGCCATGTGGCAGCTGATCGGCTTTTACCTGACCTGGCTGCGTTTGCCGGGTCGCGGTCGTGCCCTGGGTGCAGGTGAAGTCAAGTTCACAGGTGAAGTAGGCCCCGATGTCAAACTCGTGACATATGAAATTGATATCAAGCGAGTAATCAAGCGCAAGCTGAACATGGCCATCGGCGACGCACGCCTGCTGGCCGACGGCAAGGAAATTTACGTGGCCAATGACCTGCGCGTGGGTCTGTTCCTGCGTGAAGGTGATGCCAAGGGAACGGCAGCATGA